The Pleuronectes platessa chromosome 11, fPlePla1.1, whole genome shotgun sequence DNA segment acaaaaatcttgacAACTTTAGGGCCATTTAAATATAAGTTGAAATATATGCAAATTGAGTTTTAGCTCAACAATGAGGCCATATTTAAATGAACACAGTTTTGTTATGGGTTCGATATTTCTTGAGGTGAGTTATAGGCAGGATGTTGCTGATACCTTTTACATCATTTTGGaccttaaaataataaaaatatttgataataatataataaaacaacttCACATGATTTTGAGTCATAAATCCAGATATACTAGTTCAGCTGTATAACATGTGTGACACTGCCCTCCTGTGGGGATAATGAcacatcattatttttatttttttattcccaaTGTATCGATCCTGTTGAAAGCAAATAATTCAactgttgtaaataaataagtataatGAACTAAACAAAAATGGTGAAATTCCCAATCTCTATGACGACATGAAACTCTCTCTGCATGGCCCAGAGTGCACCGGGGCGCCTTTCACACGTGACGTCACGGAGCGGAGAAGCCGACAGCCTCGTATGAAAAACAAGCAGCAGGAGTTGTGTTAGCTCGCCCCGCTATCTCCAGCTAGCCCCGCTATCTATCAGCCAACTGTCGGCCCGCAGCTGGCGGCTCCTCGCTGCAACTTTTGGGACGCAACTTTCAAAACAAGCCGATAGCCGGCCGCCGTGTGACGGAACAGTTCCCCCTCCAGCGACAGGTAAGAAGCGGCTTCATTCCAAACGTGCACCGCGGCGCAGGGTCCGAGCGGCGGCGGTcagagctaacgttagctttgttttctttttgattgTTGGCTAGCGAGCGCGGCTAGCGTTAGCCCGCTAGCAGACATCTAAAGCCGGAGCTGCGCAGTATCCCTGGCGTGCGCTCCCCCGCGAAACGATCTGACCCCGGCGGGACAATTCACGTTGGAGCTGGCTCAACACAATACAGAAGAGCCGCGGCTATCGGCTCGGCGAGATCACTCGTGTCGTCACTTCATTATTGTCTTGTTTCGGTATTTTTGCACccccctctttcctcccccctcctcctcctcctccctttaaCAAACTAAAGTCATGGCGTGTGGAGCCACCCTGAAGAGGACCATGGATTTCGACCCACTGATGAGTCCCGCTTCCCCCAAACGACGAAGATGCATCCCCGTGGCCCCGTCGTCCTCGTCCCCTAGGAAGTATCTTAGCATGGAGCCCTCGCCATTTGGGGAGTCATCGTCCAGACTTAGTGCAGGTATGGTGCTGGCCTGCTGGCTGAGAGGCATTAGCAACATGTTGAGCCTCACCACATCTAACCAGAAAGCAGCTATGCTCCTCTGTGTTAATGTGAATCCTCCATTGTCTTTACTGATGGACTTGTGTTGGTGATTGTGTCCGTTTGTCCTTCCAGAACAAATCCTCAACAGCATCAAGCAGGAGTACAAACGCATTCAAAAGAGGAAGCATCTAGATGGAGGCTGCCAACAGTCGGAGTGCTGCTATTCTCCAGAGTCCCCACCCCAGTCGTCTACTATGAATGTGTCCAGCATGCCAGGTTAGCTGGTTTGACACCATGCCTATTGCTGACATGGTCACTGTGACATGTATTGACTCAATCACAACTGCTACGCACAAAGTGATTCTTATGTCTTTGCTCCATCTGTGCAGGAACGTCCTCCGGAGGTGTTTCTCCCACTAGAAAAGAACAGCCGTTATTCACCCTCAGACAAGTTGGAATGATCTGTGAACGCCTGCtgaaagaaagggaagagaaGGTGCGGGAAGAATACGAGGAGAC contains these protein-coding regions:
- the LOC128450691 gene encoding akirin-2; this translates as MACGATLKRTMDFDPLMSPASPKRRRCIPVAPSSSSPRKYLSMEPSPFGESSSRLSAEQILNSIKQEYKRIQKRKHLDGGCQQSECCYSPESPPQSSTMNVSSMPGTSSGGVSPTRKEQPLFTLRQVGMICERLLKEREEKVREEYEETLTSKLAEQYDTFVKFTHDQLMRRFGEQPASYVS